GCGGCCCGGAACAGGGCGGCATGGGCCACCTGCACCTTGTGAAAGATCCTGAGCTGATCGGCCATTTTTGTTCGTGTCCGTACTAACCGTATTTGTTCGTAGGCGAACCATCAGCCGGGCGCAACAGGGTCGGGACATGACGCCGCGTAGCGGGCGGCCGGCGCAATGGGGTGGACGGAATGGGGTGAGGTTGGGGCCGAGGCCGGGCGGCTCAGCCCGCGACGTAGCCGCGCCGCCGCTTGGCCGCGGCATGTTCCATCAACGCGGTGACGGCGCGCCCCTCGTCACAATGGCATTCCGCCACCGTGCGCCCGCCGCTGCCCAGCCGCCCCCATTCACGCACCAGCGAGACGCCCCCGAAGAGATCGGGTTGCAAGGTCATGCGATAGAACCGCCGCATGTTGCGCGACGGATCCTCCCGCCGCAGGTCGAGAGAAGTGGGAAAGACGTCCAGCTGCCGAGGATCGTCAGGGAGATCAGCGCGTTCGGCCATGGCAAGATGCTAGCAGGACGCCCTCCATGCCACCAGAGCAGCAGATGCGACAGCGCCGCGCCTGTGGCCGGAAAGGCGCGGCGGCGGAGGTCAGGGCGCCATCGCGTCGGGCCGGGCGTCGCGAAAGGCGGACAATGACGCGCAGGCCTTCGCCACCCGGCGAAGACGAGGCAGATCGTCCACCGGCACGCCCCATCTGTCGGCGTTGTAAAGTTGCGGGACCACGGCCAGATCCGCCTGTGTGACCAATTCGCCCATGGCATAGGGGCCGGTGGCATCCAGCAGCGCCTCCACCGCCGCCAGTCCCGGCCGGATGAACCGGGCCATCCACGCCGCCCGCGCGCTGTCCCGTCCGGTCAGGGCCACGACATGATCCGCCACCGACAGGTTGCAGACCGGGTGCAGATCCGCCGTGATCGCCTGCACTGCCATCCGCATCCGCGCCGCCTGCGCCGGGTCGGCGGGGCGCAGGGACAGGCGGCCTGTGTCCTCCAGGTAGTCGAGGATCGCCATGGATTGCGTCAGCCGCAGGCCGTCGATCTCCAGCACCGGGACCAGCCCCTGCGGGTTCAGCGCCCGGTAGGCATCGCTGCGCTGTGCCCCGGCGACCAGGTCCACGGGCCGGCTGTGCCAGTCGATCCCGGACAGGTTCAGCCCGATCCGCACCCGGTAGCTGGCGGTGGAGCGCCAGTAATCGTGCAGGATCACGGCGCCCATCTGTCAGTCCCGGTCCACGGCAGGCAGCACCGTGCCGGCACAGGCGCCAAAGCCGACGCGATAGCCCTCCGCCTGTGCCGCGCCGCGCAGGGTCAGCGTATCGCCATCCTCCAGGAACCGCCGTGTCCGGCCATCCTCCAGAGTGACCGGCGCCTGCCCGCCGCGCGTCAGCTCAAGCAGCGATCCGCAGCTGTCGGGCGTCTCGCCCGAGATAGTGCCGGAGCCGAGCAGATCGCCCACCCGCATCGGACAGCCCGAGGTGGTGTGGTGGCACAGCTGCTGCGCGGCTGAGAAATACATCTGGTTGTAGTTGGTCCGCGCCAACTGCGTCTCCGCGCCCCCCGCAGGCGCCAGGCTGACGGTAAGGTCGATGTCGTACAGCATCGGCCCCGGCTCTGCGAGGTAGGGCAGCAGCGGGCGTTCGCGCGCCGGTGTCGGGGTGCGGAACGGCGCCAGCGCGGCGGCGGTGACGATCCAGGGGCTGATGCTGGTGGCCGTCGCCTTGGCCTGAAACGGGCCCAGCGGCTGATATTCCCAGGCCTGGATATCGCGCGCCGACCAATCGTTCAGCAGAACGTAGCCAAAGATCATCGCGTCCGCCTCCGCGACGCTGACCATGCCGTCGGAGGGCTGACCGACGATGGCGCCCAGCTCCAGTTCGAGGTCCAGGCGCGCGCAGGGGGCGAATGTCGGCAGTGGCTGGTCCGGCGCCTTCAACTGACCCCAGGGCCGGCGCAGATCACTGCCCGACACCACGACCGAGGACGCGCGCCCGTTGTACCCGATGGGGATCGACAGCCAGTTCGGCGGCAGGGCGTTTTCGGCGCCGCGAAACAGGGTGCCGACATTCACCGCGTGGTTCTTCGAGGCATAGAAATCGGTGTACTCGCTGACCGTGAAGGGCATCAGCAACCGTGCCCCGGCCATCGGCACCAGATGCGGCGCCACCGCCCCGCGATGAGTCGCATCGCCCAGCAAGTCGGTCAACCGCGCCCGCAACGCCGCCCAGACCGCCGGGCCCGCCGCCATCACCGCGTTCCACGACGGCGCGGCGAACAGGGCCGGGTCCTGCCCGTGATCCACCGCCGCCACGTCCAGGATGCGATCCCCGATCGCCACCCCCATCCGCGCGCCCTGCCCGGCGTCGAACACACCGTAGGGCAGGTTGTTCAGGGGAAAATCGCCCTGCGGATCATTCGCCGCCTCGACCCAACTTTGCATCATGGTCATATTCTGCCCCTTCCGTTCAGTCCCAATTGCCTTCGGGCGTGCCGTCGAACCGTTTCTTCAGACTGTCCCAGCATTCGATGTAATCGTCCTGCAACGGCGCCTCCTGCGCGGCAAAGCGGGTCAGATGCTGCGGGAACCGCGTCTCGAACATGAAGGACATGGTATCATCCAGCTTTCCCGGTTTCAGATCGGCGAAAGTCGCCTTCTCGAAGGCCTCGTTGTCGGGGCCGTGCGGCAGCATCATGTTGTGCAGCGACATGCCGCCGGGGGCAAAGCCGTTCGGCTTGGCGTCGTATTCGCCGTAGATGTTGCCCATCAGTTCGGACATGACGTTCTTGTGGTACCAGGGCGGGCGAAACGTATCCTCGGCCACCATCCAGCGTTCGCGGAACAGGACGAAATCGATATTGGCGGTCCCCTCCACCCCGGATGGGGCCGTCAGCACGGTAAAGATCGACGGGTCGGGATGGTCGAACAGCACGGCGCCCACCGGGCAATAGGTCGACAGATCGTATTTCACCGGCGCGTAATTGCCATGCCAGGCGACCACGTCCAGCGGCGAATGCGGGATGCGGGTTTCGTGGAACTGACCCTGCCATTTCACCGTGACGGTAGAGGGCGCATCGCGATCCTCGAAGGCGGCGACGGGGGTCTTGAAATCGCGGCGATTGGCCATGCAATTGGCCCCGATCGGCCCCCGGCCCGGCAGGTCGAATTTCTGGCCGTAATTCTCGCAGACAAAGCCGCGCGCGGGACCGTCCAGAACCTCCACCCGGTAGAGCAGCCCGCGCGGCAGGATCGCGATTTCGCGCGGCGCCAGGTCGATCACCCCCAGCTCGGTGCAGAACCGCAGCCGCCCCTCCTGCGGGACGACCAGCAATTCGCTGTCGGCGGAGTAGAAATAGGCGTCGGCCATACTGTCCGTCACCAGGTAGACATGCGCCGCCATGCCGACCTGGGTATAGACATCGCCCGCCGTTGTCATGGTGCGCATCCCCGTCAGCCAGGTCAGCGGCGCGTCGGAATGCGGCACCGGATCCCACCGGTATTGCCCCAGGGAGGTGACATCCGGCACCACGTCGGGGGCGGAGGTCCAATAAGGCAGATCCACCCGCGTGAACCGCCCGACATGTTTGACCGAAGGCCGGATCCGGTAGCACCAGGTCCGTTCGTTCTGATGGCTGGGCGCGGTAAAGGCAGTGCCGGACAGCTGCTCTCCGTACAGGCCATAGGCGCATTTCTGGGGTGAGTTCATTCCCTGCGGCAAGGCACCGGGCAGGGCCTCCGTCTCGAAATCATTGCCAAAGCCGGGCATGTAATTCGGATGTGGCCCCGCCCCGCCCGCCGCGCGGGTCAGGCCGGAAATGGTGCTGGCTTCGGTCATGGCATGTCCTCTCTTTCGGGTGTCAGTCCTCTCTTAATTAGTTGCACTCGCAACTATCAAGAAAAAACGCAAAAAGGACG
Above is a genomic segment from Pseudooceanicola aestuarii containing:
- the maiA gene encoding maleylacetoacetate isomerase; this translates as MGAVILHDYWRSTASYRVRIGLNLSGIDWHSRPVDLVAGAQRSDAYRALNPQGLVPVLEIDGLRLTQSMAILDYLEDTGRLSLRPADPAQAARMRMAVQAITADLHPVCNLSVADHVVALTGRDSARAAWMARFIRPGLAAVEALLDATGPYAMGELVTQADLAVVPQLYNADRWGVPVDDLPRLRRVAKACASLSAFRDARPDAMAP
- the hmgA gene encoding homogentisate 1,2-dioxygenase; the encoded protein is MTEASTISGLTRAAGGAGPHPNYMPGFGNDFETEALPGALPQGMNSPQKCAYGLYGEQLSGTAFTAPSHQNERTWCYRIRPSVKHVGRFTRVDLPYWTSAPDVVPDVTSLGQYRWDPVPHSDAPLTWLTGMRTMTTAGDVYTQVGMAAHVYLVTDSMADAYFYSADSELLVVPQEGRLRFCTELGVIDLAPREIAILPRGLLYRVEVLDGPARGFVCENYGQKFDLPGRGPIGANCMANRRDFKTPVAAFEDRDAPSTVTVKWQGQFHETRIPHSPLDVVAWHGNYAPVKYDLSTYCPVGAVLFDHPDPSIFTVLTAPSGVEGTANIDFVLFRERWMVAEDTFRPPWYHKNVMSELMGNIYGEYDAKPNGFAPGGMSLHNMMLPHGPDNEAFEKATFADLKPGKLDDTMSFMFETRFPQHLTRFAAQEAPLQDDYIECWDSLKKRFDGTPEGNWD
- the fahA gene encoding fumarylacetoacetase, which produces MTMMQSWVEAANDPQGDFPLNNLPYGVFDAGQGARMGVAIGDRILDVAAVDHGQDPALFAAPSWNAVMAAGPAVWAALRARLTDLLGDATHRGAVAPHLVPMAGARLLMPFTVSEYTDFYASKNHAVNVGTLFRGAENALPPNWLSIPIGYNGRASSVVVSGSDLRRPWGQLKAPDQPLPTFAPCARLDLELELGAIVGQPSDGMVSVAEADAMIFGYVLLNDWSARDIQAWEYQPLGPFQAKATATSISPWIVTAAALAPFRTPTPARERPLLPYLAEPGPMLYDIDLTVSLAPAGGAETQLARTNYNQMYFSAAQQLCHHTTSGCPMRVGDLLGSGTISGETPDSCGSLLELTRGGQAPVTLEDGRTRRFLEDGDTLTLRGAAQAEGYRVGFGACAGTVLPAVDRD
- a CDS encoding WGR domain-containing protein; the protein is MAERADLPDDPRQLDVFPTSLDLRREDPSRNMRRFYRMTLQPDLFGGVSLVREWGRLGSGGRTVAECHCDEGRAVTALMEHAAAKRRRGYVAG